The Thermacetogenium phaeum DSM 12270 genome segment CCTTCCGGATTGCCTAGCGACCGTACTTCTTCCGGAACCTTTCTACCCGTCCGCCTTTCTCCACGACCCGCGTTCTGGCCCCGGTATAGAAGGGATGGCAGTTGGAGCAAACCTCCACCCTCATCACCGGCTTGGTAGAGCCCACTTCAAACCGGGCGCCGCAGGCGCAGGTGATGACGGCCTTTTTATTATATTTCGGGTGGATACCCTCTTTCATCATCTCACCTCCAGTATCGTAACGGTGAATATTATAGCACAACGCCTGGTTTCCTGGCAAACGGAGTTTTGTCGCCCCTTTGTCGCCGTTTTTCAACCGGTTAGGGAGCAACCGGCTATCGCAAAGCAATACACCGGTCCTGTTAACCAACAACAGAACGGACAACCCTATCAATAACACCAGAGCTGCGAGGATCAGCCGAGGAGGGTGTGCAGGAGGATCGTCCAGATAACCATAAAGAGAAGGGCCGCCGGGTAGGTGGCGCCGTAGCCGGTGGCAACCTCATCGGTGCCGGCGGCATCAACGGCAGCGCCCAATCCAGGTGTACTGGTCATCCCACCGCAGATCGCTCCCGAGAGCAGGATCCAGTTGATCTTCCAGAGGTATCTCCCCACCAGAAATCCGACGAGTTCGGCAACAATCCCCGCCGCCAGCGCTATCAGGCAGAGGATAATCCCCTGCCCCCCCAGAACCTCAACCACACCCGCCCCGCTCTGAATGCCGACGATCGCCAGGAAAAGGGCCAGGCCGAGCTCCCGGAGGTCGCTGAGCACACCTGCGGACATCCTCGTGGTGAAAGGCCCTATTCTTCCTAAATACCCCAGCACCAGGGCGGATATAAGGACGCCCCCCGTGATCTCCAGCTTGATGGAGGTGGCCAGACCGGGTACAGGGATCGGTATGCTCCCGATGATAATACCCGCGGCGATGACGAAGGCGAAACCGATCAGATCGAAGCCGGCTTTACCTCTCCCGCCAGGCACCGTCCTGCCTTTAGACACCTGTTTCATTTCTTTCCGGTAAACCTCAAGCTCTCTTTTAACATCTATTTTGAAGATGACCGGAGCCAGCTGTACGAAAAGGATCACCAGCAAAACACCGAAGGGGTAGGCCACCGCATGGCCGACGGTAATGTTGGGATTGCCCCCGGTGGCCTCCAGGGCAGCCGCCAGGCCGGGGGAACTGGTGAGAGCCCCCGTGTAAGTCCCCGCCACCAGGTAGGGGTCGAATTCCCCCTTACAGAGAAGGGTCAATAGGTAGGTGGCCAGGGCGCCGCTGAAGGTGATGATCGCCCCGAGAAAGAGGAACCTCCAGCCGTACAGCCTCATTACCCTTCCTATGTCCTCCGCTGCCAGAAGCCCTACTGCCGAGATAAACAACACCAGGCTGAACTGGAAGAGCGCTTTGTCGGCCGTGCACCCTAAAGCCCCGGCTATTATTCCCACAAAAAGCGTCCCCGATGTCTCCAGACCGACCCCCTTGATTTTGAGCTTTCCCAGCAGCAGTCCCAGGGCAGTTGTCAGGAACAGGATAAAAAACTCGTTCTTAATAATGCTGTCGATGAATTCCCCCAAAATAAGCCCTCTCCCCTTCACCGGGTGCTGTTCTGTGTTGTTCAGGAATCCCGCCGCCTCAGCGCTGCCCCGGCCGGCAGAAGTGAAGCAGAAACTATGGGGCCGCTTCAAGCTGCTTTTTGCAACTTTTATGCCAGGAAAAGGCCGCATCAAAACCCCTTTCTATCCGGCTTTGAGAGAGCAGCCCGCACCGGTTCTTATTCCCCCCTGACTTAAAGGTTTAAGTCGATGTTGAAACATGAATTCCCCCAGTCCGAGATCCATAATCCGGCGAAGGGCTTAATCCGGCTTTCATGCGGCAGGATGCATAAAAAACAACGCACCCCTTTTCCACTCATTACCATGGATACATTATATTGTATCCATTGAATCCGGACATCCCATCCTCTTTGTTAAGAATCTCCGGACACTTTCCAGGTAATGATCGGAGCAAAACCGCTTTTTCGAGGGTGCGCTGTTCGTTTATACAGATACAGGCCTTGAACGGGGCTCAGGTCAGACCTCCGTTCGAGAAAAGGGTACGGGGCAGGGTCGAAAAACCCGTACCCCGATCGTACTCCCCTGTGACAAAATACCGGAGGGCGGCCATAAACATATTAGAGTTCGAATCTCTTTTCGCGGTAAGCCTTCAAGTAATTCATGCAGTAATCATCCCGACCCGCCAGGGTCTCGGCAGCGATCAGATTGGCCATCATCTGCTTGTCCAAAGGATTGATGATCAGGCTGTCCAGTCCCTTGGCAATGGCCATCACCGCAAAGTTCTGGTTCAAGAGTTTGCGCACGGGCAATCCATAGGAAATGTTGGAAAGCCCGCAGATGGTGTGAACTCCCGGGAACTTCGTCATGATCTCTTCAATGGCGTTGAGAAACTCCACCCCGAAGGTGCTCTTGGTGGAAACAGGCTGGACCAGGGGGTCCACATAGATATTCCCGAGGGGAATCCCCTTCTGGACAAGGCTGTTGATCAGTCTGTCGGCAATCTGCACCCTGTCGGCGCATGTCTCCGGCATCCCCTCATCGCTCATGCAGAGGGCCACAACCTTTAGCTCCGTACCCGCCAACATGGGAAGCATGGCCTCAAACCTTTCCTTTTCCAGGGAAATGGAGTTGATCATGGCAGTCCCTTGATGAACGGCGAGGGCCCTTTCGATGGCCTTGGGGTCGGGGCTGTCAATACAGCAGGGGGCAGGGACCACCTCCTGGACGATCTTCACCAGCCACTCCAGGTATTCGGCCTCCTTCCCGACGAAGATCCCGGCATTGACATCGATATAGTCGGCTCCGGCATCATACTGATCCCTGGCTACCTTCTGGATCGCCTCCGCGTCCTGAGCTTCGATCGCCGCAGCGATGGGCTTGCGGCTGGCATTGATCAATTCACCTACAACGAGCATCATTCTTTCCTCCTCACCGTTTTTCGCTGTTTTGGATTGATCCGTAAACTGGCAAAACCGCTTTTAGAAATTATTCAGCAACAGTCGTCCGCGGGCAGTTCCGGACCCGTTATTGCCCTCTCCAAACATACTCAAAGGCCCTGGCTCAACAATTCCTCCAGGTTACCGGCAACCGCAGCGGGATCCACGGAAATCCGGGCGACACCGCTCTCCATGGCCGCCCGGGCGACACCCGCCGCCACCTGCGGGGCAACCCTCCTATCAAAGGCATTGGGTATGATGTAATCCTCCCTCAGCTCCTCGTCCCCCACAAGACCGGCGATGGCGTAAGCCGCCGCTATCTTCATTTCCTCGTTGATCTGCCGGGCACGCACATCCAGAGCACCTCTGAAAACACCGGGAAAGGCCAGGCAGTTGTTGACCTGGTTGGGAAAATCCGAACGTCCTGTGCAGACGATCCGCGCCCCCGCCTCCCGCGCCGCATCGGGCATAATCTCCGGAACCGGGTTGGCCATGGCCATGACGATGGCATCGGGAGCCATCTTCCGCACCGCCTCCGGTGAAAGCACATTGGCGGCGGAAACCCCGATGAAGACATCGCTCCCCTTCAGCACATCGGCAAGCGTCCCCCGCAGCCTGTCTTTATTGGTAACGGCGGCGATTTTTTCCTTCTCGGGGTCCATTCCCCCCCGCCCCTCGCAAATCGCTCCTTGCCGGTCGCACATGACGATATCCTGCACGCCGGAGCTCAGGAGCAGCTTACAGATGGCTATCCCGGCGGAGCCGGCGCCGTTGATCACTACCCTGATCTCGCCCATCTTCTTGCCTACGAGCTTGAGAGCATTAAGCAGAGCGGCCAGGGTGACGATGGCGGTTCCGTGCTGGTCATCGTGAAAAACGGGTATGCTCATCTCCTCTTTCAAACGGCCCTCAATAGCAAAGCAGTCTGGCGCGCTGATATCCTCCAGATTGATGCCGCCGAAAGTGGGCTCAATGCTCTTGACGACCTGCACAACCTCTTCAACACTTCGGGCCCGGATGCAGACGGGGAAGGCATCGATCCCGGCAAAAACCTTGAAAAGCAAGGCCTTCCCCTCCATAACCGGCAGGGCGGCCTCCGGCCCGATGTCCCCCAGACCCAGCACGGCGGTGCCGTTGCTGACGACAGCCACCATATTCCACTTACTGGTATAATCATAGACCTTATCCACATCGGCGTGGATTTCTTGGCAGGGAACTGCAACACCAGGAGTATAGGCCAGACTCAGATCATAGCCGTTGTTCACCGCAACTTTTCCTTGTACCGTAATCTTTCCCCTGTACTTGTGATGCAACTCTAAAGCTTCTTCCCGTAATGACACAGCCATACCTCCCAGCCAATCGATTGTCTTTTTTACTGCACTCTCACCTCAGGTAAGATGGTACTGCCGAAAGGAATGATCAAGACGCTCTCCCCAGGCCTTAACTCCAGATCAGCCAGATCCTTAAGCGGTTGAAAATAGAAGCGGCGGGCGGTCTCATCATCCAGGGACGACTTCAGCAGCAGTTGGCACCTGCTCACCAATTTGGCTATGGAGACCGCTTTGTGTCCGCCGAAAACAAATCCTTGCCTCATCCGCTCCAGAATCTGCTCAGGTGAACTGCTATTAAGCATCCACTCCTCGAAAACATTGTTGCCGATCCCATCCTGCAGTTCGGCAACCAGCACGAGCCGGCCGCCCGTCTTCACCACCCGCGCCGCGCTCTCCAGGGCCTTCTGCGCCTGGTAGAGGTTGAGATCCTTGGGGTATCCGCCGGCGCTGACGACCACCACATCCGCCGGTGCATCCACGAAGACCTTGTAGTAGTTATCCAGCAGCCGGCACCCTTCCCTGTGGGCGGCCACAGGGTCCCCCGCCATCACCGCGAAGATCCCCTTTTGCGAGTTCAACAGTACATCCACCACAAATGTTCTGGGGAAGAAGCGCCCGAACTCCTCCATATCCTCCCGGACGGGGTTGCCGTCGGCAACGGCGGTCCCGGAGGCTGGGTCCATCATCATCTGGTGATTGTTCTCGATCGCCCTATAGGAGGCAACGCCCGGCAGGAGGGCCTTGAACCCCCCGGTGTAGCCGGCGTAATAATGGTACTCCAGATTCCCGGTCAGGACGACCAGGTCCGCTTCCGCCACCTCCGGGGTCACCTCGATGGGGGTTCCCCTCGAAGTTCTCCCCAGAAGCACGTAGTCGTGCGGTTCTACGGACCGGTATTTTTCAAAGACCTCCTCGCCGAGAATGCTGCGCCTCTCCTCTGCGGTCATCGAGCGATGGGTGCCCAAACCGAAAACGATGGTGACATCCTCCACCCGCACCCCGGCACCGTGCAGCTCCGCAAGGAGAGGGGGGAGGATCAGGTAAGTAGGTACAGGCCTGGTAATATCGCTGACGATGATCGCCACCTTTTCCCCAGGGGCCGCCAGTTCCCTCAAGGGACTGGCGCCGTGGGGATTTCTCAGAGCAGCCCTGACCGCAGCTGCGGGATCGGGCACGGGTTCCGGTTCTCCCGCCGGGGCCAGCCACTGCGCACGCTCCAGCAGAGCCGGGGGAAGGGGCAGTGTCGTCCGCCCGTATTTCAGTCCCTTCATCAAAAACCATCCTCCATCATTGTATTTGCACTTACACCCCGGCCAGCCAGTCCAACCCCAGTTCCAGCAGTTTTCCCTGACGCGGCCTGCCCGCTTCATCCCAGCCGGCCATGGCGTAGTACAGATCCAGGGCCTTCCGGAAATCATCAGGCGGTATGGCCAGACTCCCTTTGTTGGGGCCGCTCTTTAAGGGGGTGAAAAGACGCTCCGGTATGCGGTCATCATCACGCCCGAACCCCTCCCGACAGTTGAACAGCCGGGCCATAGTGTTAAGCCTTTCGCCGGTCTTCATCAATTCCCATAAGCTGGTTTCCCAGCCGGTCACCGCCTCGATGATCTCCAATAGAATATTATAAGGCGTAACACTGCGGGCGATAAACCCAAAAACGCAGGCACCCAGGGAATCGTAGCTGAAATTGAGAAAACTGGTATAGAGAATAGTTCTCACCTTCCGCCAGGAGAGATCCGTTGCCGGAACCCCCTCTAAAATCCCGAGAGGGCGTCCTGCCTTCTGCCCCAGGGGATTTCCGGGAACGAAGAAGGGATCGTGCTGGGCGTACTGATGGTCGGCACCCTGCGG includes the following:
- the rpmE gene encoding 50S ribosomal protein L31; translated protein: MKEGIHPKYNKKAVITCACGARFEVGSTKPVMRVEVCSNCHPFYTGARTRVVEKGGRVERFRKKYGR
- a CDS encoding aspartate-alanine antiporter-like transporter: MGEFIDSIIKNEFFILFLTTALGLLLGKLKIKGVGLETSGTLFVGIIAGALGCTADKALFQFSLVLFISAVGLLAAEDIGRVMRLYGWRFLFLGAIITFSGALATYLLTLLCKGEFDPYLVAGTYTGALTSSPGLAAALEATGGNPNITVGHAVAYPFGVLLVILFVQLAPVIFKIDVKRELEVYRKEMKQVSKGRTVPGGRGKAGFDLIGFAFVIAAGIIIGSIPIPVPGLATSIKLEITGGVLISALVLGYLGRIGPFTTRMSAGVLSDLRELGLALFLAIVGIQSGAGVVEVLGGQGIILCLIALAAGIVAELVGFLVGRYLWKINWILLSGAICGGMTSTPGLGAAVDAAGTDEVATGYGATYPAALLFMVIWTILLHTLLG
- a CDS encoding methyltetrahydrofolate cobalamin methyltransferase, with protein sequence MMLVVGELINASRKPIAAAIEAQDAEAIQKVARDQYDAGADYIDVNAGIFVGKEAEYLEWLVKIVQEVVPAPCCIDSPDPKAIERALAVHQGTAMINSISLEKERFEAMLPMLAGTELKVVALCMSDEGMPETCADRVQIADRLINSLVQKGIPLGNIYVDPLVQPVSTKSTFGVEFLNAIEEIMTKFPGVHTICGLSNISYGLPVRKLLNQNFAVMAIAKGLDSLIINPLDKQMMANLIAAETLAGRDDYCMNYLKAYREKRFEL
- a CDS encoding NAD(P)-dependent malic enzyme, with amino-acid sequence MSLREEALELHHKYRGKITVQGKVAVNNGYDLSLAYTPGVAVPCQEIHADVDKVYDYTSKWNMVAVVSNGTAVLGLGDIGPEAALPVMEGKALLFKVFAGIDAFPVCIRARSVEEVVQVVKSIEPTFGGINLEDISAPDCFAIEGRLKEEMSIPVFHDDQHGTAIVTLAALLNALKLVGKKMGEIRVVINGAGSAGIAICKLLLSSGVQDIVMCDRQGAICEGRGGMDPEKEKIAAVTNKDRLRGTLADVLKGSDVFIGVSAANVLSPEAVRKMAPDAIVMAMANPVPEIMPDAAREAGARIVCTGRSDFPNQVNNCLAFPGVFRGALDVRARQINEEMKIAAAYAIAGLVGDEELREDYIIPNAFDRRVAPQVAAGVARAAMESGVARISVDPAAVAGNLEELLSQGL
- a CDS encoding nickel-dependent lactate racemase family protein translates to MKGLKYGRTTLPLPPALLERAQWLAPAGEPEPVPDPAAAVRAALRNPHGASPLRELAAPGEKVAIIVSDITRPVPTYLILPPLLAELHGAGVRVEDVTIVFGLGTHRSMTAEERRSILGEEVFEKYRSVEPHDYVLLGRTSRGTPIEVTPEVAEADLVVLTGNLEYHYYAGYTGGFKALLPGVASYRAIENNHQMMMDPASGTAVADGNPVREDMEEFGRFFPRTFVVDVLLNSQKGIFAVMAGDPVAAHREGCRLLDNYYKVFVDAPADVVVVSAGGYPKDLNLYQAQKALESAARVVKTGGRLVLVAELQDGIGNNVFEEWMLNSSSPEQILERMRQGFVFGGHKAVSIAKLVSRCQLLLKSSLDDETARRFYFQPLKDLADLELRPGESVLIIPFGSTILPEVRVQ